DNA sequence from the Leptospiraceae bacterium genome:
CAGGCAAATCTGAACCTGAAAGACTACCAGAAATTATATAAAGAATCTATAAATAACCCGGAAGAATTCTGGGCAAAGCAGGCAGAGCGCCTCGATTGGTTCAAACCCTGGGAAAAAGTTCTGAGCCATGATTTTGCGGAAGGGAAAGCGAAATGGTTTGAAGGTGGCAAGTTAAACGTGTCTTATAATTGTCTCGATAGGCATTTGAATACTTACAGGAAAAACAAGGCAGCCCTTATCTGGGAAGGAGATAATCCCGAGGAATCCAAAGTTTATACTTACCAACAACTACACAGGGAAGTCTGTCGTTTTGCCAATGTAATGAAAAAAATGGGTCTGAAACCTAAAGACCGTGTGTTAATCTATCTTCCGATGATTCCCGAATTGGCGATTACTGCACTGGCCTGTACGCGAATCGGCGTAATTCACTCCATCGTCTTTGGTGGTTTTTCGCCCCATGCCCTGACGAGTCGTATCGATGATTGTCATCCATCTTTAATCATTACGGCTGATGGAGGTTTTCGGGGTGGAAAGACTATTGATTTGAAGATAAATGTCGATAAAGCCCTTGAAGATGCAGAATCTAAAGTAGATAATGTAATTGTAGTTAGAAGAACCCGCTCGGAGGCCAATCTCGAATGGAATGAAAAAAGAGACCATTGGTATCATTTTCTCATGAAGGATCATGAAATTTCCGATACCTGTGAACCCTACAAAGCTGATTCGGAACATCCCCTATTTATCCTCTATACTTCCGGTTCAACAGGAAAACCCAAGGGGGTATTGCATACTACAGGTGGATATTTAGTAGGAACTAATTTATCTTTTCATTACGTATTTGATCATAAGGAAGAAGACACTTACTGGTGTACCGCAGACATTGGTTGGATAACCGGCCATAGTTATATTTTATATGGACCCCTATCGAACGGTGCCACATCGATTATGTTCGAAGGTGTACCTACTTTCCCGAATCCCGGAAGATTTTGGGAAGTTGTGGATAAATACCAGGTGAATATATTTTATACCGCTCCAACAGCTATTCGTGCTTTAGCCAGAGAAGGACTCGAACACGTTAAAAAACATTCTCTTTCTTCTTTGCGCATCCTCGGAACAGTCGGAGAGCCTATCAATCCGGAAGCCTGGGAATGGTACAATAAAAATATTGGTAAAGAAAGATGTCCTATTGTAGATACCTACTGGCAAACTGAAACAGGAGCCATGATGATAACACCTATCCCCGGTGCTATAGCCACCAAACCGGGTTCCGCCACACTTCCTTTCTTTGGAATAAAGCCTGTACTTTTAGATAACGAAGGAAATAAACTTCCTGAAAAAGGAGAAGTTTCCGGAAACCTCTGCATGGAAGGTCCCTGGCCATCGATGATGCGGGGAGTGTATGGCGATCCAAAACGCTTTAAGCAAACCTATTTCAGTCAGTTTAAGGGCTATTACTTCACCGGCGATGGAGCCAAACGGGATGAAAACGGATACTTCTGGATTACAGGAAGGGTAGATGACGTATTGAATGTTTCCGGGCACCGAATTGGTACTGCTGAAATCGAAAGTGCTCTTGTATTAAACACTTCGGTGGCTGAGGCTGCTGTAGTGGGCTTTCCTCATGATATCAAGGGACAGGCTATCTATGCTTTTGTTACAGTTAAAAAAGGAGTGCATACAAACGATGAACTAAAACGTGACCTGATTGAACTTGTTTCTAAGGAAATTGGTAAAATTGCGAAACCCGATGTTATCCACTGGGCTTCCGCTCTTCCCAAAACACGTTCGGGCAAGATTATGAGAAGAATCTTACGTAAAATTGCCTGTGCAGAATATGACTCTCTCGGAGATATTTCTACACTGGCAGATCCTTCTGTTGTAGAAGTTTTGATAGACGATAAGAAAAAATATCACAGCTAAAATAGAACTTAGCTAAAAGAAAGCGAACCACAGGCGTTCGCTTTCTTAAATATTAATCGCTTCTCCAAATGCGGCAGCAGCAGCTTCCATTACACCTTCTGCTAAACTCGGATGGGCGTGAATAGTATTTGCTATATTTTTTGTAGTCAATTCATAGGAGCCTCCTAATACTATTTCCGGAATCAATTCCGAGGCATTCGGGCCGATAATATGGGCGCCTATTATTTCTCCATATTTTTTCTCTGATATAATTTTTATCATTCCGGTAGTATCTCCCATAGCCTGGGCTCTACCGCTGGCTGAAAAAGGAAACTTGCCCACATTGTATTCTATACCTGCTTTTTTTACTTTTTCTTCACTCAAACCCACAGAAGCCACTTCGGGATGACAATAGGTGCAAGCGGGAATCATTTCATAGTTTATTGTTTCGTAATCTTTTTCCGGAAATCTATTTTCTTTGATTCCTATGGCTTCTGCCGCTCTGATCCCTTCAAAAGATGCCACATGAGCCAGAAGCGGAGGACCGATGCAGTCACCGATTGCATAAATATTTTCAACTGCTGTGTTGTATTTCGAATTGACCTGTATAAAACTTTTCTCTAATACGATTCCCAATTCCTCTAATTGTAGATTCTCTGTATTGGCCTGAAGACCGATTCCTACCAATACTTTATCAAAATCTAAAGTTTCCAGTTGCGAATCTTTTTTTTGTAAGTTTTCCATTTGTAATGTTACAGAATTATCTTTAAGAAAGAAACTTTTTACAGCTGTAGACGTTTTTACAGTTATTTTACGTTTTTTTAATGAGCGATCTAAAATTTTGGATATCTCTGCATCTTCATTGGGAAGAATACTCGGTAAAAATTCAATGAGAGTTACATCAGAACCCATAGAGGCATAAAAGTCACTGAATTCCACTCCTATAGCACCCGCACCAATAACAGCAAGTTTCTGAGGAATTTCTTTTAACTGCATTGCTTCTTTACTGGATATCACACGGTGATTATCAAAGGGAACCCCCGGAAATTCTTTTGCCCTGGCACCGGTAGCGAGGATAAAATATTTAGATTGGACTTCGGAATACTTCCCTTCCTTTTCAAGTATCATCGTATTACGGTTTTTAAACTTCGCATTACCTTCAATCACATCTATCTTGTTTTTTTTCATTAAAAAGCTTACACCCTTTGACATCTGGGCAGCTACATTTCGAGACCTCTGTATTATTTCAGGAAAATCCGGTCTGGGATTTTCACTCAGGATACCAAATTCTTTTGAGCGTTTCATTTCTTCTAAGAGATGAGCACTCTGAAGAAGGGCTTTTGTTGGTATGCAACCCCAGTTCAGGCAGATTCCTCCCAACTTATCTCTTTCGATTACCGCTGTTTTAAATCCTAATTGGGAGGCTCGAATAGCTGCCACATAACCACCGGGACCACCCCCTATAACTACAACTTCATATATCTCAGACATATAAAACCCCTTCTGTATTTTGAATATTATTCTAATTAAAATCACAAACTGTCAAGGATATTCTCGACATTTTTGTATTTCTACAAGTCTGAGCTTAAGTCACCTGCTATAGAAAAACTCCGATTTTCCAGTATTGAACAGCACTGTTTTTCAGTTTAAAAGGGATATAGGAGGTAATATAAGGAAAGTTTAAAAATACCAGTTTAGATCCTGATGAATTTTTGAAATAGATAAATCTAATTTTCTAAATTAGACTGTAGAATTATTCAAAAATCCTTATGCTCTCCTCTATAAGAACAGAGATCTATTTCGAAATGACTATTCATAAACTTCTCGAACATCTAATCCCCAAACATCCCAACCTTTATTTTTTTTCCTTGCAAATAACTCTATTTTCTTTTGTTTCGGAAACATTTTCTCAATATTATTTAATACTTCAATTGGTTTCTCACTATGCTCAGTCCTGGGAACTCTGATAAGTTGTTTTACATTTCTTGCCCCTCTGGGTCTGGGTATTTTGCCTCGTTTAAACACCAGGCAAAGTTCACAATAAGATAAAGTATATTGCCCTGGATTATGATTCATTTTATCCCAGACAAAGGCTACGGTCCTATATTCAAAACCCCAGGTTTTTCCCAGTTCTATGCCCTGAGCTAAATGAGGGTTTGTGACCCACATAAAAAGTAAACAGTCGTTATCTGCAATTTCATATATGGGAATTCTCATTAAATCTTTTGTTTTAACAGTTGGATATTTAAAATTAGCCGAACTAATGAAAATATTTTTACTCAGATCTATTTTATCTGCACTCTTACTGCTTTTATCAAATTGCATTTTACCACCATAGTCCCAGGGTGGATCTGCATAAATGATGCTATATTTTTTCTCCGGAAGATCAGGATAAAATTCAGGTAAATCATTCCTTTTTGTCCTACGATTTTGTTCAGCATTGTAAATTCTGTAACCGGTTATTTTATTTCCCATATTTTTCTTTTCTAAATCTGTAATTGGTTCCTGCTTTCTAGGGCACACAAAGTTTTTTAGTTTTTGAAATATATTCGTAATAAATCCTGTAGCTGTGCCTGGTTTATGGGTTTTTTCAGAAAGTCGCTCATCCCTGCTTCCTGGCAAAGCTCAACTTCATTATCTCTTACACCGGCAGTAAGAGCTACAATTGGTATATGTTCTCTCCCTACTTGGTTTTCAAAAATTCTTATTTCCCTGGTCGCTTTATATCCATCAACAATAGGCATTTGGATATCCATAAATACAAATTCGGGTAGATAGGTCTCATACATTTCTATTGCATCCTGACCATTCACAGCTTCAATTATTTCAGCATTGGGTAAATATAATTTAATAAATTCCTTTAAAAGGATCATGTTTAATTCGACATCATCAACCAACAAAATCAAGATGTTTTCATCCCGGTTAATAATTAGGGACTCGTAGTCTATTTGCAGGCTTTCTTGAGAACTTATCCTTTCTTCCTGAGAACTGAGTGCTGCTTCTATTTTTTTTAAAAGGTCTATAATTTCTTTTGACTGTAGGGGTTTCGTTAGATGATAAAAATTTTTATGAAATAATTTATTAAAATTCAGGGTTTCATAATCGTTATTCTTATGTATTAATATAGTCACTATATTATCATTGAGGTAGCGGGTTAATTCGGTTAGAAATGTTTCTCCGTTTAAATTTAAAGAATTATAATCAATCAGGAAAATATTTAAAGAGTTTGAATTTTTTAAAAAGTCAAGACCTTCCTTTTCATTATGATAGGTTAACTGTATATTATGATATCTTAATAAATTATTGAGTATTTTATTATTCTTTGTACTATTCCCAATAAGATGGATCTCTTTAATTATTGAAAATTGAGTTTTTTTATCTTCATATTTACATTGGGTTTGAAAACTGAAATAAAATTTACTTCCAACAGTTTCTTTACTAAGCAGGAATAGATTTGATCCCATTTCGTTTAGTATCATTTTAGATATGACCAATCCCAGACCGGTACCTCCATATTTTCGGGTTATAGAGGAATCTGTTTGTGTGAAAGGTTGAAAGAGTTTTAATTGATTCTCTTTAGATATACCTATGCCACTATCTTTTACCCAGAATTTTACAATAACCCTGTTCTCTTCTTCAAGTAGCCTGTATCTGAGGGCAAGCTCAATTTTACCTCTTTCGGTAAACTTAACAGCATTGCTTAAAAGATTTATTAAAACCTGCTTAAGTCTCAGTCTGTCAATATGAATCTGATCCGGAAAATCGGGTGGAACATCCAGGATGAATTCTAAATTTTTCTTATTAACTGAAAATAGAATCATATCCAGAACATCGGATAAAAATACATTTATATCTGTTGCAATACTTTCTAACTCTAATTTACCGGCTTCCATTTTTGAGAAGTCAAGAATATCACTGATAATATCCAGCAGAGTTTGAGCGGAAGTTGTAATATTATTTAAATACTTTCTCTGTAAAGGTTGAAGGTATGTTTTTTCTAATATGTTTGCAAATCCAATGACACTATTCAGGGGAGTGCGAATTTCATGACTCATGCTGGCAAGGAATTGACTTTTCACTTCCACAGCTGCTTCTGCATTTTTCTTGGCCTGTATTAAAGAGAGTTCAACTTCTTTTAAGGCGGTAATATCCTGTACGGTTCCGATAGAACGAATCGGTTCTCCCTCTTCATTATAATCAGTTCTACAGGTTTCACTTAGCCATTTAATTGCTGCATTTTTTGTGATAATACGATGAGTGATTTTGTATTCTTTTTT
Encoded proteins:
- the acs gene encoding acetate--CoA ligase encodes the protein MANQRVIQPSDEFIKQANLNLKDYQKLYKESINNPEEFWAKQAERLDWFKPWEKVLSHDFAEGKAKWFEGGKLNVSYNCLDRHLNTYRKNKAALIWEGDNPEESKVYTYQQLHREVCRFANVMKKMGLKPKDRVLIYLPMIPELAITALACTRIGVIHSIVFGGFSPHALTSRIDDCHPSLIITADGGFRGGKTIDLKINVDKALEDAESKVDNVIVVRRTRSEANLEWNEKRDHWYHFLMKDHEISDTCEPYKADSEHPLFILYTSGSTGKPKGVLHTTGGYLVGTNLSFHYVFDHKEEDTYWCTADIGWITGHSYILYGPLSNGATSIMFEGVPTFPNPGRFWEVVDKYQVNIFYTAPTAIRALAREGLEHVKKHSLSSLRILGTVGEPINPEAWEWYNKNIGKERCPIVDTYWQTETGAMMITPIPGAIATKPGSATLPFFGIKPVLLDNEGNKLPEKGEVSGNLCMEGPWPSMMRGVYGDPKRFKQTYFSQFKGYYFTGDGAKRDENGYFWITGRVDDVLNVSGHRIGTAEIESALVLNTSVAEAAVVGFPHDIKGQAIYAFVTVKKGVHTNDELKRDLIELVSKEIGKIAKPDVIHWASALPKTRSGKIMRRILRKIACAEYDSLGDISTLADPSVVEVLIDDKKKYHS
- the lpdA gene encoding dihydrolipoyl dehydrogenase, which gives rise to MSEIYEVVVIGGGPGGYVAAIRASQLGFKTAVIERDKLGGICLNWGCIPTKALLQSAHLLEEMKRSKEFGILSENPRPDFPEIIQRSRNVAAQMSKGVSFLMKKNKIDVIEGNAKFKNRNTMILEKEGKYSEVQSKYFILATGARAKEFPGVPFDNHRVISSKEAMQLKEIPQKLAVIGAGAIGVEFSDFYASMGSDVTLIEFLPSILPNEDAEISKILDRSLKKRKITVKTSTAVKSFFLKDNSVTLQMENLQKKDSQLETLDFDKVLVGIGLQANTENLQLEELGIVLEKSFIQVNSKYNTAVENIYAIGDCIGPPLLAHVASFEGIRAAEAIGIKENRFPEKDYETINYEMIPACTYCHPEVASVGLSEEKVKKAGIEYNVGKFPFSASGRAQAMGDTTGMIKIISEKKYGEIIGAHIIGPNASELIPEIVLGGSYELTTKNIANTIHAHPSLAEGVMEAAAAAFGEAINI
- a CDS encoding transcriptional regulator produces the protein MGNKITGYRIYNAEQNRRTKRNDLPEFYPDLPEKKYSIIYADPPWDYGGKMQFDKSSKSADKIDLSKNIFISSANFKYPTVKTKDLMRIPIYEIADNDCLLFMWVTNPHLAQGIELGKTWGFEYRTVAFVWDKMNHNPGQYTLSYCELCLVFKRGKIPRPRGARNVKQLIRVPRTEHSEKPIEVLNNIEKMFPKQKKIELFARKKNKGWDVWGLDVREVYE
- a CDS encoding PAS domain-containing protein: MYESINNLISSGKILKNSPFGYALHKIILDSSGNTIDYEFLDVNTSFEIFTGIKASFIINKKVTEAIPLITKDDFNWIQFYGKIALGETQTKEFEQFSEALGKWYKVHAYSPDKYFFVTLFADITDEKNIIEEKSEKLLETSIFLSQTNEMAKIGGWKYDIEKEVLYWTEQTYIIHELDFSYIPTPSNAIMFYKEGKSREQIWTVFNKCINEQIAFDAEYELVTAKGRDLWVRSIGKPVFKDGKLIQIAGTIQDITNKKKSEKDLQILYEKLKGFKFAINQASIISKTDIEGYIIYANDNFCRVSKYSKAELIGSKHNIINSKYHSNEYWTSMWDIITSGKIWRGEVRNQAKDGKYYWVDTYIVPIKNNEGEIYEYLSVRNEISDKKKMEEALVRTLETLNETQKIAHIGRWDYDIQNNKLIWSEGACQIFEISPEEQPSSYEAFLRYVHPEDLQRVNETYIDSIQNKKEYKITHRIITKNAAIKWLSETCRTDYNEEGEPIRSIGTVQDITALKEVELSLIQAKKNAEAAVEVKSQFLASMSHEIRTPLNSVIGFANILEKTYLQPLQRKYLNNITTSAQTLLDIISDILDFSKMEAGKLELESIATDINVFLSDVLDMILFSVNKKNLEFILDVPPDFPDQIHIDRLRLKQVLINLLSNAVKFTERGKIELALRYRLLEEENRVIVKFWVKDSGIGISKENQLKLFQPFTQTDSSITRKYGGTGLGLVISKMILNEMGSNLFLLSKETVGSKFYFSFQTQCKYEDKKTQFSIIKEIHLIGNSTKNNKILNNLLRYHNIQLTYHNEKEGLDFLKNSNSLNIFLIDYNSLNLNGETFLTELTRYLNDNIVTILIHKNNDYETLNFNKLFHKNFYHLTKPLQSKEIIDLLKKIEAALSSQEERISSQESLQIDYESLIINRDENILILLVDDVELNMILLKEFIKLYLPNAEIIEAVNGQDAIEMYETYLPEFVFMDIQMPIVDGYKATREIRIFENQVGREHIPIVALTAGVRDNEVELCQEAGMSDFLKKPINQAQLQDLLRIYFKN